The following coding sequences are from one Hydra vulgaris chromosome 04, alternate assembly HydraT2T_AEP window:
- the LOC136079424 gene encoding piggyBac transposable element-derived protein 4-like translates to MEMFITKCKSNYNPSAYLTVDEQLVTFRERCPFKMFIPTKPGKYGMKIWILCDAETSYYISLQPYIGRVNGLCDVGQGTRVVLELTDHLNESGRHIRVDNFFTNIYLARTFLGRKMTYTSAI, encoded by the coding sequence ATGGAAATGTTTATCACTAAATGTAAGAGCAATTACAATCCAAGTGCATATCTCACTGTCGATGAGCAACTAGTTACATTTAGGGAACGTTGTCCATTTAAGATGTTTATACCTACAAAGCCAGGAAAGTATGGAATGAAGATATGGATATTATGTGATGCTGAAACCTCTTACTACATAAGCTTGCAACCGTATATTGGTAGAGTAAACGGATTATGTGATGTTGGACAAGGTACACGAGTAGTTCTTGAACTAACTGATCACTTAAATGAAAGTGGTAGACACATAagagttgataatttttttacaaacatttatcTTGCACGTACATTTCTAGGACGTAAAATGACATACACTAgcgctatttaa